DNA from Bacillus sp. (in: firmicutes):
TAAAAGGTAAAAAAGTTTCTGTAGGTGCTCCAGGTAGTGGTGTAGAAGCTAATGCACAGCAAATTCTTGAAGTATATGGTTTAACCTTTGATGATTTAAAAGCACAGCGCTTATCATTTGGCGACTCTGTCCAAAGTATGCAAGATGGTAACTTAGATGCTGCATTTGTTACTGCGGGTGCGCCTACATCAGCTGTTACAGAATTATCTGCAACAAATGGTGTGAAATTACTAAATATTGACGCAGATAAAGCTGATGAATTAATTTCGAAGTATCCTTACTACGTTAAAGAAACAATCCCGGCAGAAACATACCCAGGAGTGCCTGAAACAAACACTGTTGCTGTAAAAGCAATGTTAGCGGTATCAAAAAATCTTCCAGAGGATTTTGTTTATAGCGTAACAAAAGCATTATATGAAAATGTTAACAAATTAGTGGCAATTAACAAAAAGGCTGAATCCATTACAGTTGAAAGTGCTGTAGAAGGACTAACAACAGACATACACCCGGGAGCACTTAAATACTTCCAAGAAAACGGGGTACAGTAATAGCCATGTCGATATAATCAACCATCACAATTATTTAAATAATAGTTTTCATGGTTAATAGCCCGAGGAATTGAATTCCCCTCGGGCTTTATTTGAATGATTAATCTACTCTACGGAGGTGGTAAAACATGAAGGAACAGAAGCAAAATGGAACTCCAGCTATGTCTAACGAGGAACTCCAAGAACTGTTAAGCAAATATGACAAAGAGTCAAGTTTCCGGACCTATACAGGCCTTTTAAAGTGGATTGTAACCCTTGGAGCAATCGCATTTTCAGCATTTCAACTATATACTGCAATATTTGGAAATTTGGCCTCTCAACTTCAAAGATCTGTTCACTTAACGTTTGCATTAGGATTGATCTTTCTTCTTTATCCAATTTCAAAAAAAATAAGTAAAAATCGTTTACCTTTTTATGATGCTATTTTAGCAGTTATTAGTATTATCGTAGGATTATATTGGACTTTTGAATATGAAGATCTTGTTAATCGAGCTGGAATGTACACAAACATTGACTTTATTATCGGTGCATTAGCAATTTTACTTGTTTTGGAAGCGGCACGACGTGTTGTTGGTTTACCAATTACTATTATCGCGATTGCTTTTCTCCTTTATGCATTATATGGCAATTATATGCCTGGGTTTCTTGAGCATCGCGGAGTAAGTGTTCAACGTTTAATTAGCCATATGTATTATACGCTTGATGGTATTTTAGGTACACCACTTTCCGTATCAGCTACATTTATTTTCCTATTCCTTTTATTCGGGGCTTTTCTCGAAAAGTCAGGTGTTGGACAGTACTTTAATGACCTTGCCTTGCTTATTGCTGGTCGTTCAGTTGGAGGACCTGCTAAAGTAGCTGTATTCTCAAGTGCTTTACAGGGTACAATTAGCGGAAGCTCAGTGGCAAATGTCGTAACATCAGGTTCATTTACAATTCCGATGATGAAAAGAACAGGCTACCGCCCTGAATTTGCTGGTGCAGTTGAGGCTGCGGCTTCTACTGGTGGCCAGCTTATGCCACCAATTATGGGTGCTGCTGCTTTTTTAATGGCGGAATTTACAGGTATACCTTATTGGGATATCGCAAAAGCTGCTGCTGTTCCCGCCCTTCTTTATTTTGCAGGTATTTGGATTATGGTTCACTTGGAAGCAAAACGAGTTGGCCTTAGAGGGCTTACAAAAGAAGAATTGCCCAACAAGAAGGAGATATTGACAAAGCTATATTTACTGCTTCCAATCTTTATTAT
Protein-coding regions in this window:
- a CDS encoding TAXI family TRAP transporter solute-binding subunit, with protein sequence MKKLFLSMFAFVLLFALAACGGGSKQSSTNQTNGEASNSEKYLPSQLIIATGGTSGTYYPLGGGIAQIISDNTDVSATAQTTGGSVENMRLLSSQEVDIAFVQNDIADYAINGTLMFEGSKVENLQSLASLYNETVQIVLPGNSKITSIAELKGKKVSVGAPGSGVEANAQQILEVYGLTFDDLKAQRLSFGDSVQSMQDGNLDAAFVTAGAPTSAVTELSATNGVKLLNIDADKADELISKYPYYVKETIPAETYPGVPETNTVAVKAMLAVSKNLPEDFVYSVTKALYENVNKLVAINKKAESITVESAVEGLTTDIHPGALKYFQENGVQ
- a CDS encoding TRAP transporter permease; translated protein: MSNEELQELLSKYDKESSFRTYTGLLKWIVTLGAIAFSAFQLYTAIFGNLASQLQRSVHLTFALGLIFLLYPISKKISKNRLPFYDAILAVISIIVGLYWTFEYEDLVNRAGMYTNIDFIIGALAILLVLEAARRVVGLPITIIAIAFLLYALYGNYMPGFLEHRGVSVQRLISHMYYTLDGILGTPLSVSATFIFLFLLFGAFLEKSGVGQYFNDLALLIAGRSVGGPAKVAVFSSALQGTISGSSVANVVTSGSFTIPMMKRTGYRPEFAGAVEAAASTGGQLMPPIMGAAAFLMAEFTGIPYWDIAKAAAVPALLYFAGIWIMVHLEAKRVGLRGLTKEELPNKKEILTKLYLLLPIFIIIGLMASGFSPVRSALLGILSVIVVAAFRKETRMSIKDIFQALENGARTALGVAAATAAAGIIVGVVTLTGLGLKFANGLIDLSGGVLILTLIFTMIASLILGMGSPTTANYIITSTMAAPAIILLLSDPSTSAIPVTVLLSAHMFAFYFGIIADITPPVALAAFAATGISGGNPIRTGFEASRLAIAAFLIPYIFIFSPSLFLIDTTFVQAALVIATSLIGMTGVGSGFMGYLLVKMNVVERVFGIAGGLLLIHPGGFTDLIGLGLLVVLLASQLLKSKKQQQTMLNA